From a single Apium graveolens cultivar Ventura chromosome 2, ASM990537v1, whole genome shotgun sequence genomic region:
- the LOC141708751 gene encoding putative UPF0481 protein At3g02645, which yields MSNSSFTSATQTDYASNTSTFNEHGWVVQIRKTLEEQFEEDNNEIPVSIFSVPTTLLHANPHAYTPQQVALGPYHHWRQELYEMERYKTAAAKRTMKHLQCFNNFQEIVDQIHVMESRIRACYHKYLNLKGETLAWMMAIDVAFLLEFLEVYARKDGKLLSRVTSRLTSNLVDAEGRKSAHIAILRDILMLENQIPLFLLRKMLEFELGSLEAADDMLLSMLRGLSIELYPFKTPEELPKLLIEDSAHVLDFFYRLLMPKAFRTSQITEGDESYGENEEEEEINIDEESQSNVMRFFNVIWKGLSKLNIHPVRFFKALLNSKLLKVLFKLPWNIITKLPVLNLLKEPIENIFTREDKEDLKPENDSVVRPPLIEELTIPSVTVLSKAGVCFVPNDGGICSTQFDVKTRTLSLPRVNLDVNAGIIMRNMVAYESCNASGPLVFTRYTEFMNGIVDTEKDAKLLREKGIILNRLKSDEEAANLWNGMSRSVKLTKVPFLDEVVEDVNKYYNGRWKVKAEKCIRGYVYGSWRILTVLACIVLLGLMVLQTVCSVYTCHRVIQQYANPDSSADQP from the coding sequence ATGTCGAATTCATCATTTACTTCCGCTACCCAGACTGATTACGCGAGCAACACCAGCACTTTCAATGAACATGGTTGGGTAGTTCAAATTCGAAAAACTCTCGAGGAACAATTCGAAGAAGATAATAATGAAATCCCAGTTAGTATCTTCAGCGTTCCTACAACACTCCTTCATGCAAATCCCCATGCGTATACTCCGCAACAAGTTGCATTAGGACCTTACCATCACTGGCGTCAAGAGCTTTACGAGATGGAAAGGTATAAAACTGCGGCTGCTAAAAGGACCATGAAGCATCTTCAATGTTTTAATAATTTTCAAGAAATTGTTGATCAAATTCATGTCATGGAATCGAGGATTCGAGCTTGTTACCACAAGTACTTAAATCTCAAGGGTGAAACTTTAGCATGGATGATGGCTATTGATGTGGCTTTCTTGCTTGAGTTTCTTGAAGTTTACGCAAGGAAAGATGGTAAGTTACTTAGTCGGGTTACATCAAGATTAACATCCAATCTTGTCGATGCTGAAGGTAGGAAGTCGGCTCATATTGCAATCCTTAGAGATATCTTGATGCTCGAGAATCAAATTCCTTTGTTTTTGCTAAGGAAAATGCTCGAATTTGAACTGGGATCCTTAGAAGCAGCCGATGACATGTTGCTTTCAATGTTAAGGGGTTTATCAATTGAGCTATATCCATTCAAAACACCAGAAGAATTACCAAAGCTTCTTATCGAAGATTCTGCTcatgttcttgacttcttttaCCGCTTACTGATGCCTAAGGCTTTTCGAACATCCCAAATTACCGAGGGCGACGAATCTTATGGAGAaaacgaagaagaggaagaaaTCAACATTGACGAGGAATCACAGAGTAATGTCATGAGGTTCTTTAATGTGATATGGAAAGGCCTGTCAAAGCTAAATATACATCCGGTACGTTTTTTCAAGGCATTACTTAACTCTAAATTATTGAAGGTGTTATTTAAGTTGCCATGGAATATCATCACAAAACTTCCCGTGCTTAATCTGTTAAAAGAGCCCATTGAAAATATCTTCACGCGTGAAGATAAAGAAGATCTCAAGCCTGAAAATGACAGCGTTGTTCGTCCCCCATTAATCGAGGAACTTACAATTCCTTCGGTCACCGTGTTATCCAAAGCCGGAGTGTGCTTTGTCCCGAATGATGGTGGAATTTGCAGCACTCAATTCGATGTAAAAACACGTACTCTAAGCCTACCCAGAGTAAACTTAGATGTCAATGCTGGTATTATCATGAGAAACATGGTGGCATACGAGTCATGTAACGCGTCAGGGCCATTGGTTTTCACCCGCTATACAGAATTTATGAATGGAATTGTAGATACAGAGAAAGATGCAAAATTGTTGAGAGAAAAAGGGATCATTTTGAACCGTTTAAAGAGTGACGAGGAGGCGGCGAACTTGTGGAATGGGATGAGCAGGTCTGTAAAACTGACAAAAGTGCCCTTCTTAGATGAGGTGGTGGAGGATGTGAACAAGTATTACAATGGAAGGTGGAAGGTTAAAGCTGAGAAATGTATCAGGGGATATGTATATGGTTCATGGAGGATTCTTACGGTGCTGGCCTGTATTGTGCTTCTAGGTCTGATGGTTTTGCAAACTGTTTGTTCTGTTTATACTTGTCATCGCGTGATTCAGCAATACGCCAATCCTGATAGTTCTGCTGATCAGCCGTGA